The following are encoded in a window of Lichenicola cladoniae genomic DNA:
- a CDS encoding bactofilin family protein, which translates to MPNRGPMPGTPGSPPGAQGSGPKKDMTERRTLVVGRGISVQGVVQDAERLVVEGTVEATMIHATELSVAPGGVFRGEIEVEDAELAGTVDGTLTARGNLTIRASGRLIGTAKCRRLQVEDGGQVTGRLEMITDQARPSSQPAGEQAQASRPAPSPIAAIDPAHTATP; encoded by the coding sequence ATGCCCAACCGTGGCCCGATGCCGGGCACTCCCGGCTCCCCCCCGGGCGCCCAGGGTAGCGGTCCCAAGAAAGACATGACCGAGCGCCGGACCCTGGTGGTCGGCCGGGGCATCAGCGTCCAGGGCGTGGTCCAGGACGCCGAGCGTCTGGTCGTCGAGGGCACCGTCGAGGCAACCATGATCCATGCGACCGAGCTTTCGGTTGCACCGGGCGGCGTGTTCCGCGGCGAGATCGAAGTCGAGGATGCCGAGCTAGCCGGGACCGTCGACGGCACCCTGACCGCGCGCGGCAACCTCACCATCCGCGCCAGCGGCCGGCTGATCGGCACCGCCAAGTGCCGTCGCCTGCAGGTCGAGGATGGCGGCCAGGTCACCGGCCGCCTCGAGATGATCACCGATCAGGCGCGTCCTTCGTCGCAGCCGGCCGGCGAGCAGGCTCAGGCCAGCCGCCCGGCACCGTCACCGATCGCCGCGATCGACCCGGCACACACCGCCACCCCGTAA
- a CDS encoding NAD(P)H-dependent flavin oxidoreductase, translated as MTPFGTIVAGLRLPVLAAPLFIVSNEALVIAQCRAGIIGAFPALNARGGPDALHDWLSRLEDALRRPDGEVAPFAVNHIVHRSNTRLSADLETCVRHRVPIVITSLGAQPDVNDAVHSYGGLVLHDVTNQVHAGKAIAKGADGLVLVAAGAGGHAGTQSPFALLAETRAWFDGPIVLSGAIATGRAVLAARAMGADLAYIGSAFIASEEANAAPEYKQMLLESGASDIVYSNLFTGVHGNYLRGSIIRAGLDPDALDSAAPGQLSLDTGTKAWRDVWGCGQGIGAIDKVSPVADIIERLANDYARARAELCRETGTTE; from the coding sequence ATGACGCCATTCGGGACGATCGTCGCCGGGCTGAGGCTGCCCGTGCTGGCGGCACCGCTGTTCATCGTTTCCAACGAGGCGCTGGTGATTGCGCAATGCCGGGCCGGGATCATCGGCGCGTTTCCGGCGCTGAACGCCCGCGGCGGCCCGGATGCGTTGCATGACTGGTTGTCGCGGCTGGAGGATGCGCTGCGGCGGCCGGATGGCGAGGTCGCGCCGTTCGCGGTCAATCATATCGTGCACCGGTCCAACACCCGTCTGTCGGCGGATTTGGAAACCTGCGTGCGCCATCGCGTACCGATCGTCATCACCTCGCTCGGTGCGCAGCCGGACGTGAACGATGCCGTACACAGCTATGGCGGCCTGGTCCTGCACGATGTGACCAACCAGGTGCATGCGGGCAAGGCAATCGCCAAGGGTGCGGACGGTCTGGTCTTGGTTGCCGCCGGCGCCGGCGGACATGCGGGAACCCAGTCGCCGTTTGCGCTCCTGGCCGAAACCCGTGCCTGGTTCGACGGCCCGATCGTGTTGTCCGGCGCGATCGCCACCGGTCGCGCGGTCCTGGCGGCGCGGGCCATGGGTGCGGACCTTGCCTATATCGGGTCGGCCTTCATCGCGAGCGAGGAGGCGAACGCCGCGCCCGAGTACAAGCAGATGCTGCTGGAGTCCGGAGCCAGCGACATCGTCTATTCGAACCTGTTCACCGGCGTGCACGGCAACTACCTGCGCGGCTCGATCATCCGCGCCGGCCTCGATCCGGATGCGCTGGACTCCGCGGCACCCGGGCAGCTCAGCCTGGACACCGGCACCAAGGCCTGGCGCGACGTTTGGGGGTGTGGCCAGGGCATCGGCGCGATCGACAAGGTGTCTCCTGTCGCCGACATCATAGAGCGGCTCGCGAACGACTATGCCCGGGCCCGCGCGGAGCTGTGCCGCGAGACCGGGACTACAGAATGA
- the typA gene encoding translational GTPase TypA encodes MEIRNIAIIAHVDHGKTTLVDQLLRQSGAFRENQVVAERAMDRNDLERERGITILAKCTSVVWKNTRINIIDTPGHADFGGEVERILNMVDGAIVLVDAAEGALPQTKFVLTKALARGIKPIVVVNKVDRQDARPDEVHNEVFDLFAALGASDEQLDFPMLFASGRQGWADVELDGPKKDLAPLYDLVLSHVNPPALNKDAPFAMVASILEADPFLGRVLTGRIEQGRAKLNMPVRVLRADGTVVETGRLTKLLSFRGLDRVVIEEAEAGDIIAVAGLSDATIPETIASPEVTAALPAIPVDPPTLAMTFRLNDGPLGGREGKKVTSRQIRDRLFKEVEGNVAIRVSESPESEAFEVAGRGELQLGVLIEQMRREGFELTIGRPRVLTRQNEETGEREEPFEEVLVDVDEAFSGVVVEKMSIRKGQMQDMRPSGGGKVRLTFLIPSRGLIGYHGEFLTDTRGTGIMNRLFAGYQPWAGTIEGRSKGSLISSEDGAAVQYALWYLQERGQLFVDPGEKVYVGMILGEHSRGSDLEINPIKEKKLTNIRAAGKDDAMLLTPPRRMSLEQAIAYIEDDELVEVTPSAIRIRKRYLDPNERKRMERKGDSAA; translated from the coding sequence ATGGAAATCCGCAACATCGCCATCATCGCGCACGTCGATCATGGCAAGACAACCCTCGTCGACCAGCTTCTGCGGCAGTCGGGCGCCTTCCGCGAAAACCAGGTGGTCGCCGAGCGGGCGATGGACCGCAACGACCTGGAGCGTGAGCGCGGCATCACCATCCTGGCCAAGTGCACCAGCGTCGTCTGGAAGAACACCCGGATCAACATCATCGATACGCCGGGACACGCCGATTTCGGCGGCGAGGTCGAGCGCATCCTGAACATGGTGGACGGCGCGATCGTGCTGGTGGACGCCGCCGAAGGCGCGCTGCCGCAGACCAAGTTCGTGCTGACCAAGGCTCTCGCCCGCGGCATCAAGCCGATCGTGGTGGTCAACAAGGTCGATCGCCAGGACGCGCGTCCGGACGAGGTCCATAACGAGGTGTTCGACCTGTTCGCCGCCCTCGGCGCCAGCGACGAGCAGCTCGACTTCCCGATGCTGTTCGCCTCCGGCCGTCAGGGCTGGGCCGATGTCGAGCTCGATGGACCGAAGAAGGACCTGGCACCGCTCTACGACCTAGTGCTGAGCCACGTGAACCCGCCGGCCCTCAACAAGGACGCGCCGTTCGCGATGGTCGCCTCCATCCTCGAGGCCGACCCGTTCCTCGGCCGCGTGCTGACCGGCCGTATCGAGCAGGGCCGCGCCAAGCTGAACATGCCGGTGCGCGTGCTGCGTGCCGATGGGACCGTGGTCGAGACCGGCCGCCTGACCAAGCTGCTGTCGTTCCGCGGCCTGGACCGCGTGGTGATCGAGGAGGCCGAGGCCGGCGACATCATTGCCGTTGCCGGACTTTCCGACGCGACCATCCCGGAGACCATCGCATCGCCGGAAGTTACCGCGGCGCTGCCGGCCATCCCGGTCGATCCGCCGACCCTGGCCATGACCTTCCGCCTGAACGACGGCCCGCTCGGCGGCCGCGAGGGCAAGAAGGTCACGTCGCGCCAGATCCGCGACCGGCTGTTCAAGGAAGTCGAGGGCAACGTCGCCATTCGCGTGTCCGAGAGCCCGGAGAGCGAGGCGTTCGAAGTCGCAGGGCGTGGCGAGCTCCAGCTCGGCGTGCTGATCGAGCAGATGCGCCGCGAGGGCTTCGAGCTGACCATCGGCCGTCCCCGCGTGCTGACGCGCCAGAACGAAGAGACCGGCGAGCGCGAGGAGCCGTTCGAAGAGGTTCTGGTCGACGTGGACGAGGCCTTCTCCGGCGTCGTCGTCGAGAAGATGAGCATCCGCAAGGGCCAGATGCAGGACATGCGTCCGTCCGGCGGCGGCAAGGTTCGCCTGACCTTCCTGATCCCGTCGCGCGGCCTGATCGGCTATCACGGCGAGTTCCTGACCGATACGCGCGGCACCGGCATCATGAACCGGCTGTTCGCCGGCTATCAGCCCTGGGCCGGAACGATCGAGGGCCGCAGCAAGGGCTCGCTGATCAGCTCCGAGGACGGAGCGGCCGTGCAGTATGCGCTCTGGTACCTGCAGGAGCGTGGCCAGCTGTTCGTCGATCCGGGCGAGAAGGTCTATGTCGGCATGATCCTGGGCGAGCATTCGCGCGGATCCGACCTCGAGATCAACCCGATCAAGGAAAAGAAGCTCACCAACATCCGCGCCGCCGGCAAGGACGACGCGATGCTGCTGACGCCGCCGCGTCGGATGAGCCTCGAGCAGGCGATCGCCTACATCGAGGATGACGAGCTGGTCGAAGTGACTCCGTCCGCGATTCGCATCCGCAAGCGCTACCTGGATCCGAATGAGCGCAAGCGCATGGAGCGCAAGGGCGACAGCGCCGCCTGA
- a CDS encoding AmpG family muropeptide MFS transporter — protein MPLPDPVAAPIDKRLIGLIGGFGFASGLPLYLTFFTLQQWLSESHISLRAIGAAALIGLPYLLKFLWAPLLDRRPFGLLHRLGRRRGWMLPIQALLTLAIIAMANCQPTHGLLPLVCAAMSLAFFSASQDIVIDAWRIETFPVRLQAAALGAYTWGYRIAMLCSGAGAIWIAAKGGWHLALLVMAALSLVGPVLALLAPEPFLAPTIATGSGWRHALQTRVVAPFRDLLGRPGSWIVIAFVLVFNLGTQLSDTMAYPLYHALGFAPTSVAAANGIPSLCAALAGAAASGLLVARIGLGRSLILCACVQMCSILLYVALVQAGPVFPMLFAKVTLEGFAEVMAATTFATYLSRLCSLDYTATQYALLSSLAPVAWRTLGGTTGFLAQGFGWTGFYLLTVAACLPGILIMLVLLRRFPGGLPPKTV, from the coding sequence ATGCCTCTACCTGATCCGGTCGCTGCCCCTATCGACAAGCGTCTGATCGGTCTGATCGGAGGGTTCGGTTTCGCTTCGGGCCTGCCGCTCTACCTGACATTCTTTACGCTGCAGCAATGGTTGAGCGAGAGCCACATCTCGCTCCGGGCCATCGGCGCCGCGGCCCTGATCGGGCTGCCGTATCTCCTGAAATTTCTCTGGGCACCACTTCTCGACCGGCGTCCGTTCGGATTGCTGCACCGGCTCGGTCGCCGTCGCGGCTGGATGCTGCCGATCCAGGCATTGCTGACGCTCGCCATCATCGCGATGGCCAACTGCCAGCCGACCCACGGCCTGTTGCCGCTGGTGTGTGCCGCGATGTCGCTCGCCTTCTTTTCGGCCAGCCAGGACATCGTCATCGATGCATGGCGGATCGAGACCTTCCCGGTCCGGCTGCAGGCTGCGGCGCTCGGCGCCTACACCTGGGGCTACCGCATCGCCATGCTCTGCTCCGGTGCCGGCGCGATCTGGATCGCCGCGAAAGGCGGCTGGCATCTGGCCCTGCTGGTGATGGCCGCCCTCAGCCTGGTCGGCCCGGTGCTGGCACTGCTGGCCCCCGAGCCGTTCCTGGCGCCGACGATCGCCACCGGATCCGGCTGGCGGCATGCGCTGCAGACCCGCGTGGTCGCGCCCTTCCGCGACCTGCTCGGGCGCCCCGGCTCCTGGATCGTGATCGCCTTCGTGCTGGTGTTCAATCTCGGAACCCAGCTGTCCGACACCATGGCCTATCCGCTGTATCATGCGCTCGGTTTCGCACCGACCTCGGTGGCGGCCGCCAATGGCATTCCCTCGCTCTGCGCGGCGCTGGCCGGTGCCGCCGCGAGCGGGCTGCTGGTCGCGCGGATCGGCCTTGGACGATCGCTGATCCTGTGCGCCTGCGTGCAGATGTGCTCGATCCTGCTCTACGTCGCCTTGGTTCAGGCCGGGCCGGTATTTCCGATGCTGTTTGCCAAGGTGACGCTGGAGGGTTTCGCCGAAGTGATGGCCGCGACCACGTTCGCCACCTACCTCTCCCGGCTCTGCTCGCTCGACTACACGGCGACGCAATACGCGCTGCTGTCGTCGCTGGCACCGGTGGCATGGCGCACGCTAGGTGGAACGACCGGCTTCCTGGCGCAGGGCTTCGGCTGGACCGGCTTCTACCTGCTGACAGTTGCTGCGTGCCTGCCGGGCATCCTGATCATGCTGGTGCTGCTTCGACGCTTTCCCGGCGGACTGCCGCCCAAGACGGTCTAG
- a CDS encoding enoyl-CoA hydratase-related protein translates to MSELVESVVEAGICRIILNRPEKKNALTSAMYDRMAMLLRAADSDDAVRVVQLGSSGSDFCAGNDIADFMAQSRQDAATIEEPAGLRFLDTLIGFGKPIVAAVGGAAIGIGTTMLLHCDIVVASADAVFGLPFVKLGLVPEAASSLLLPQLMGYQRAAELLLLGDTFNASTAYELRLVNRVVPADDLGITAARYAAQLAARPPEALRLSRQLLRSNLAEVRSAKSREAAVFLQRLSSPEAAAGLNAFLSRSRSG, encoded by the coding sequence ATGAGCGAGCTCGTTGAGAGCGTCGTCGAAGCAGGCATCTGCAGGATCATCCTGAACCGGCCCGAGAAAAAGAACGCATTGACGTCGGCGATGTATGACCGGATGGCCATGCTCCTGCGTGCGGCGGATAGCGACGATGCCGTCCGCGTCGTGCAGCTCGGGAGCTCGGGTAGCGATTTCTGTGCAGGCAACGATATCGCCGACTTCATGGCGCAAAGCCGGCAGGATGCTGCGACGATCGAGGAGCCGGCGGGCCTGCGGTTTCTCGACACGCTGATCGGTTTCGGCAAGCCGATCGTCGCCGCGGTCGGGGGCGCTGCGATCGGCATCGGCACGACCATGCTGCTGCATTGCGACATCGTCGTCGCTTCCGCGGATGCGGTGTTCGGACTGCCGTTCGTGAAGCTCGGGCTGGTTCCCGAAGCCGCATCGTCGCTGCTATTGCCGCAACTGATGGGCTACCAGCGCGCGGCCGAATTGCTGCTGCTCGGCGACACCTTCAATGCGAGCACGGCCTACGAGCTACGGCTGGTCAATCGTGTCGTGCCGGCCGACGATCTTGGCATCACGGCCGCACGGTATGCGGCACAGCTGGCGGCGCGCCCGCCGGAGGCGCTCCGCCTCAGCCGGCAGTTGCTGCGAAGCAACCTCGCAGAAGTCCGGTCCGCGAAAAGCCGCGAGGCTGCGGTCTTCCTGCAGCGCCTGTCCAGTCCCGAAGCCGCGGCCGGCCTCAACGCCTTTCTGTCGCGCAGCCGTTCCGGCTGA
- a CDS encoding SCP2 sterol-binding domain-containing protein: MSETQEIIEAIKEKSQLLSTLGHRVRIDLKDAGSILIDATEPDVAVTEADEDTEAETIITLSSENMQKLLSGKLNAMWAYTLGQLKIEGSQGVALKLSSLLKD, translated from the coding sequence ATGTCCGAGACCCAAGAGATCATCGAAGCAATCAAGGAAAAGAGCCAGCTCCTGTCGACGCTCGGGCACCGGGTTCGTATCGACCTCAAGGATGCAGGATCGATCCTGATCGACGCGACGGAGCCGGACGTGGCGGTGACCGAGGCGGACGAGGACACCGAGGCTGAAACGATCATTACGCTGTCGTCGGAGAATATGCAGAAGCTGCTGAGCGGCAAGCTGAACGCAATGTGGGCCTACACGCTGGGTCAGCTGAAGATCGAAGGCTCCCAGGGCGTGGCGCTGAAGCTGAGTTCGTTGCTGAAGGACTAG
- a CDS encoding protein adenylyltransferase SelO, which translates to MTATPHFKPSTAHASLGDALFDLVEPAVFPKHILRYRNQVQAARVGLDTLTDAEWVDHFSRFKPLQGSFPRPLALRYHGHQFQNYNPELGDGRGFLFGQAHDLVDGRLLDFGTKGSGRTPWSRGGDGKLTLKGGVREVLATSMLEALGVYTSKSFSLIETGEALTRGDEPSPTRSAVLVRLNHSHIRIGTFQRLAYHQDTDSIRRLLDYTIRTYMPELWREAEADRVLAFLEAVTAKVARLGAEWMLAGFVHGVLNTDNINVTGESFDYGPWRFLPTYQPEFTAAYFDTGKLYAYGRQPDTLLWNLIRLAECLLPLSDQATLEAVLRGFGALFYTELSAAMLRRLGLRSQGPDIDTALVQQVWQFLRESQMPFEQFFFDWYGGSLSADRATSGPSAGIYAEAGFASLRMMIDGFEPAAGLRLDHPYFAGHGPCTMLIDEVEAIWAPIAADDDWSLFRQKLVAIDQMAEAYGMQTSNHRDS; encoded by the coding sequence ATGACAGCGACGCCGCACTTCAAGCCATCGACCGCACACGCTTCGCTCGGAGACGCGTTGTTCGACCTGGTCGAGCCGGCGGTGTTTCCGAAACACATCCTGCGCTACCGCAACCAGGTGCAGGCTGCGCGGGTCGGCCTCGACACGCTGACCGATGCGGAGTGGGTGGATCATTTCAGCCGGTTCAAGCCGTTGCAGGGATCGTTTCCGCGGCCGCTGGCGCTGCGTTATCACGGTCACCAGTTCCAGAACTACAATCCCGAGCTCGGCGACGGACGCGGCTTCCTGTTCGGACAGGCGCATGACCTGGTCGATGGCAGGCTGCTGGATTTCGGCACCAAGGGCAGCGGACGCACGCCATGGTCGCGTGGCGGCGATGGCAAGCTCACCCTGAAGGGCGGCGTCCGCGAAGTGCTGGCGACCTCGATGCTGGAAGCGCTCGGGGTCTATACCTCGAAGTCGTTCTCGCTGATCGAGACCGGCGAGGCGCTGACACGTGGCGACGAGCCGTCGCCGACCCGGTCGGCGGTACTGGTGCGCCTCAACCACTCGCACATCCGCATCGGCACCTTCCAGCGGCTCGCCTACCACCAGGACACCGACAGCATCCGCAGGCTGCTCGACTACACCATCCGGACCTACATGCCCGAGCTGTGGCGTGAGGCGGAAGCGGACCGTGTGCTGGCCTTCCTGGAGGCCGTGACCGCGAAGGTGGCGCGGCTCGGCGCGGAATGGATGCTAGCCGGCTTCGTGCACGGGGTACTGAACACCGACAACATAAACGTCACCGGCGAGAGCTTCGATTACGGGCCGTGGCGGTTCCTGCCGACCTACCAGCCGGAGTTCACGGCGGCATATTTCGACACGGGCAAGCTCTATGCCTACGGACGCCAGCCCGACACGCTGCTGTGGAACCTGATCAGGCTTGCCGAGTGCCTGCTGCCGTTGTCCGACCAGGCGACGCTCGAGGCCGTGCTGAGAGGCTTCGGCGCGTTGTTCTACACCGAGCTTTCGGCCGCGATGCTGCGTCGCCTCGGCCTCAGGTCGCAGGGGCCGGACATAGACACGGCGCTGGTCCAGCAGGTCTGGCAGTTCCTGCGCGAGAGCCAGATGCCGTTCGAGCAGTTCTTTTTCGACTGGTATGGCGGCTCTCTCTCAGCCGACCGTGCGACGTCCGGCCCGTCCGCCGGCATCTATGCCGAGGCCGGATTCGCATCCCTGCGCATGATGATCGACGGTTTCGAGCCGGCAGCAGGATTGCGCCTCGACCATCCCTATTTCGCCGGGCATGGTCCGTGCACCATGCTGATCGACGAGGTCGAGGCGATCTGGGCGCCGATCGCCGCCGATGACGATTGGTCGCTGTTCCGGCAGAAGCTCGTGGCGATCGACCAGATGGCGGAGGCCTACGGCATGCAGACTTCGAACCACCGAGACTCATGA
- a CDS encoding adenosine kinase has protein sequence MTVSLANITRDARFDLLGIGNAIVDVLASVPDGMPEAEGMVPGSMTLIVAARADALYALLKQPQQTGGGSAANTCVVASMLGARTAYLGTVAEDALGVAFSADLVAAGIHYPTAPLGADRAEGRSTARCLILVTPDGQRTMNTYLGACTAFGPDDVDADAVRDARITYLEGYLFDPPAAQDAFRRAATIAHEAGRTVALSLSDPFCVDRHRPAFLELAAGHVDILFANEDEIMSLYQADSFEQSAERVSQDVELAVLTRSEKGSVAFRHGERTDIAAAPTSIVDSTGAGDAYAAGFLCGLAEGRSIAECGRIGSIAASEVISHFGARPLADLRALVARPASG, from the coding sequence CTGACCGTGAGCTTGGCCAATATTACCCGGGATGCCCGGTTCGACCTGCTCGGCATCGGCAATGCCATCGTCGATGTGCTGGCCTCGGTGCCGGACGGCATGCCGGAAGCGGAGGGGATGGTCCCGGGGAGCATGACGCTGATCGTCGCGGCGCGTGCCGACGCCCTGTATGCTCTCCTGAAGCAGCCCCAGCAGACCGGCGGCGGTTCGGCCGCGAATACCTGCGTGGTCGCGTCGATGCTCGGTGCCCGCACCGCCTATCTCGGCACCGTTGCCGAGGATGCGTTGGGTGTGGCGTTCTCCGCTGACCTGGTTGCGGCCGGTATCCACTACCCGACCGCCCCGCTCGGCGCCGACCGGGCCGAGGGACGCTCGACCGCTCGCTGCCTGATCCTGGTGACGCCGGACGGACAGCGCACGATGAACACCTATCTCGGCGCCTGCACCGCATTCGGACCCGACGATGTCGATGCCGATGCCGTGCGGGACGCCCGCATCACCTATCTCGAAGGCTACCTGTTCGACCCGCCGGCTGCCCAGGACGCGTTCCGACGTGCCGCGACCATCGCCCACGAGGCCGGGCGCACCGTCGCATTGTCGCTGTCGGACCCATTCTGCGTCGACCGGCACCGGCCGGCCTTCCTCGAACTGGCGGCTGGCCACGTCGATATCCTGTTCGCCAACGAGGACGAGATCATGTCGCTCTACCAGGCGGACAGCTTCGAGCAGTCGGCCGAGCGTGTTTCGCAGGACGTCGAACTGGCCGTGCTGACCCGCTCTGAGAAGGGCAGCGTCGCGTTCCGGCACGGCGAGCGCACCGATATCGCGGCGGCGCCGACCAGCATCGTGGACAGCACCGGCGCCGGCGACGCCTATGCCGCCGGCTTCCTGTGCGGGCTGGCCGAGGGCCGTTCGATCGCCGAGTGCGGGCGGATCGGCAGCATCGCCGCATCGGAAGTGATTTCGCATTTCGGGGCGCGTCCGCTAGCCGACCTGCGTGCCCTGGTGGCCCGCCCTGCGTCGGGCTGA